CCGGAACATCGACCGCCTGCTGTTTCTCGATCCGCAGCGTGGCTACGCAGTCGGCGGGGGGCCGCACGTATGGCGGACCTCGGATGGCGGAAATACGTGGCAAGCAATCGAGATCCCCGTCTCTGCACGGGACGCCGACAAGCCATACAAGAACTTCAAGGCAGTCAATCTTGGTCCGGAAGGTGTCCTGCGCGTTGCCTACTATGTCGAGCAGACCGCCGGTGCGCCAGCCCGCAGCGTCGTCGACCGGCTCGCCTGGGAGCAGCACGCATTCGTGACGGATACTGCGCTGCCGGGCCAGGTCGTCACCGCGCTCGACACCACGCCGGGACCGGCATCACGCTATTCGCTATACACGCTGTCGCGCCTCGACAAGCCGCAGAACGGCGAGGTTCGCGACAATGGCCGCCGCACGGGCGCCATTTCCACGTGGACGAGCGATCATCCCGAGTCGGTGCAGCAACTGCGCACGTTCGACGAAAAGCTCAGACTCGACAGCCTGAGCGTCGGTCGCGACGGTCTCCTGCTCGTCTATGCAACCGACCCGAACACGGGGAGCGACGGCCGCGGCGGCGGCGCACCGATCGACCTGACGTTCAGCAGCACCGACTCCGGCAAGTCGTGGGATCAAACGACCGACAAGACCGCACAAGGCGGCTACTTCGACGCGCAGACCAACACGTTGTACTGGCTGCACGCATTCACATTGATGAAGCGGACGTTCTGACCACGCACCGACCTGCCTGCACGCGAAACCGAACCTCCCGGTTCACCCCGTCCGGCTAGAATGCGCAGGCCTCACGCCCCGAACAAAGCAGAGCCCGATGATGAAAACGCTGAAACGCGCAGCACTGGCGCTCCTTGTTATATCCGCCACGCCCACCGCCGCCTTCGCCGCAAACACCTGCCCCGCCGCCGACACCGCGGCGCGCATCGCGCTCGACGCACAGCACCACATACAGCAGGTCCGCAATCCACAAGGCGACGGCGCCGGCAGCGTCGATATCTCGCCGCCGCTGCGCGACGCGCTTCGTGCGTACAAGCAGGCGCTCGTCGGCGCGATCGACGCGCGGCTCGCGTGCAGCGACGAACATGTCGACCCGGCCACGCTGAAACGCACGCTCGCGGCCGCTCTCGGCGTGCCGGCACAGTCGGTGCAACCGAAAAACGGCGAATCGGCGTTCGGCCGCAATCCGGACGTCGATGTCGAACGCAGCGGCACGTCCCGCCCGCTCCTCTTCGTGCGCGCCGGCTTCGACATCGCGTGCGGCGACGACAACCTGCTCACCGCCTACGCATGGGAGAACGGTAGCTGGCGGCGCGTGCTGCGCTGGCAGGCCGACGACTACAAGGACATCGGCGGCGCCTACGGCGGCGGCTTCTGGTTCTCGGCGCTGCCCGGCGGGCAGGTCGCGGTCGTCCACGGCACGCCGTGGTGCTCGTCGCGCTGGAGCCGGTTCGCCGCGGATGTGGTCGCGCCGGCAAATGGCTCGGCCGCGCAACGCACGCTGTTTCATACGGAACACGGCTACGTGATCGATGACGACGCGATCCGGTTCAAGGTCCGCCCCGACGGCTTCGAGCTGCGCACGACGGTCGGCTCGCTCGACAGCGACGTGATGACGCGGCCGGGCATCTTCCGCTACCGCGTCGACGGCGACACCGTGCAACGCGTACAGCCCGTGGCGCTCAACGGCCGCGATTTCGTCGACGAGTGGCTGAAGGCGGACGATGCGCCTGCGCGCGAATGGAGCGAGCCCGCCGCCGCAGCAGCCGCGCTGAAAGCCCGCCAGGCGTTCAACGCGGCAAGCAAGGCGCCCGATACCGGGTTCGCGTACGGCCCCGTGCGCGGATGCGCGGACAGCAAGGATCGCTTTCAGGTCGAACTGGATTTGACGGGCAAGAGCGGGGAAACCGTCGCGCGGCACTATGTGCTGATTCGCCAGGAGCGCAACGGGTTCACGATGCTCGGGCTGCGCAATGCAGCCGAGCCTGCCTGCCGCGGCGCGAACCTGATGCCGCAGCACTGAACATCGAGCGCGCGCGCCGCAACGGCCGCGCGTATCGACTTTCGACCGCGACGCGCAACGGTGCGGCAAGCCGCACGCAAGGCGCGCCGCCGCGCATCACTCGCCGCGTCGCGGCTCGAACACGAACGGCTGCGTCAGCAAGAACGGATTCGCGGTCGCGCCCGTCTGCACGCAGGTCGCGTGCGTCATCGCTTCGACGGCCGCGCGATCCGCCGCCGCATTGCGGCTGCTCGTCGTCACGGTAACGTTCTGCGCTTCGCCGGACGTCGTCATCAGCGCGCGCACGAGCACGGTCGCCGGGCGCGTAAGCGGCTTCGCGGTGTCCGGATAGACGGCGCGCGGAATGTGGCAGGTCAGCTTGCTTTCCTGCGACGACGACAGCATCGCGCAGCCGGAAAACAGCATCGCGACGGCGGGCAGGATCAGGTAGGTCGAGCGAATAGCCATGGTCGAATATCGTTCTTCAGCACTGTTCTGGACGAACGCGCCGCACACCGGGAGACTTCGCCCGGCTGCATCGCGAGCGGCGCACCGCGCCGCGGCCATCGGACCGGCGCCCCGTTACGGCCGCACGGCCGATCGATGCTCGGCCGCGATCCTGCTGGGCGGGTTTCCCGGATAGCCGGGGTGTTGCCTGTGTTCACGCCAGCCCCGCGCCCCACGCGGGTCGGCACGCAAGCGCTTTCGCGCATTGTGCACGCGCCACCCGGTCAGCGGCGGCGATTTGACAATGGTTGACGCGAATCGCCGCGCAATCGGCCGGAATCCACGCAATCCACGAGGTAAT
The nucleotide sequence above comes from Burkholderia pyrrocinia. Encoded proteins:
- a CDS encoding TonB family protein, which gives rise to MAIRSTYLILPAVAMLFSGCAMLSSSQESKLTCHIPRAVYPDTAKPLTRPATVLVRALMTTSGEAQNVTVTTSSRNAAADRAAVEAMTHATCVQTGATANPFLLTQPFVFEPRRGE
- a CDS encoding WD40/YVTN/BNR-like repeat-containing protein; this encodes MTTGWETVSTSFMPGGGNFRIKGNEAMSVTLAMPEVTFKPASESKDPQRAEPAETWMNDTSELLNRMTINFYRGTLDGGMQHHFQQPGQNSAWWYSKDWGTQFISTLWIDYKSPDTPDGFAPRVTKLWKSSNGGQTWGQLTWPENRNIDRLLFLDPQRGYAVGGGPHVWRTSDGGNTWQAIEIPVSARDADKPYKNFKAVNLGPEGVLRVAYYVEQTAGAPARSVVDRLAWEQHAFVTDTALPGQVVTALDTTPGPASRYSLYTLSRLDKPQNGEVRDNGRRTGAISTWTSDHPESVQQLRTFDEKLRLDSLSVGRDGLLLVYATDPNTGSDGRGGGAPIDLTFSSTDSGKSWDQTTDKTAQGGYFDAQTNTLYWLHAFTLMKRTF